TCCATCCGTTAACTCTGTATGTGAACTGAAATGGATCCATTGTGAGGCAGGACAGGACATTTCATTATGGCAAACTTCAAAACAACTGGTCAGTAGATGTTGAAACTGATGCTGCTAGTCTTTCTCTGACAGTGGTACAATTGTGGCCGGCTTGAGGAGGCGATTCAGTATCAGCTTTACTGCTATCAGTGCATCAAAACGTGAGAAGATCTGCTTCAGTTGCTGTGTGTTGCTGGGTTTATAGTGTTTTAGGTGCTGCCACACCTgctgtgtgatgttgctgaGGTTTAGTTCCTCTGCCAGGTCTGCCTGGTCATTTCCTGTATGCCCTTCCACATCTGCCGTGGGTCATTGTCTGTGAAGTGGCCCTCTACCTTCCTTTTATACATCTCCTGGGCATGTTTCATGCCCCTTCTAAGGTTAGCTCTATCAGTGCTGTAGAGTGTTGCCTACTTTGAATGCCAGATCGTGGGCCCTGATCAGAGTCTGAACTTCGCTGGTGATCCAGGGTTTCCTATTTGGGAAAGTCCGTATTTGTTTGTCTACAGTGACATTTTCTACTTGGGTCTCAACGTATAAAAGCacagtctctgtctgtgtttcaatGTCTTGATGTCTTCTTCGCTTGTTTGTTCCAACAACAATCCACGGTGCTCCGGGGGGTCTTGCTAGCTCTGGTGGGGATATTGTGAGTCTTAGAATAAGCATAAGTAACTTCTGTTTTTAAGTTGCTGTCCTATGCCAACCAGGTCTTCTCGACTGTCATCTGTTGTATGATGGggcaaaaaacaaatacaaaagacAGTAGAAACATAAAAGAGTAAAGATTCGTGGGGAACGTCGAGCCGCTGTGTTCGTACATGCCGCTGTCTTGGTTTTCGCGCCTGTAACTCAgctggtttaaaaaaataaataaatacagtggtGTAATTGATCTTTTTATGCCTTCTGCACATTAAAACCGCTCATCGTCTTCAGTATCAGAATTAGGCAGTACCACAATTACTTTGTCACGTGCATTCTCGCTGTTTTGTTGACGTTTTTCTCTTGGCGGAGGGAGGTGGTACCAAGCTCCTTACTCGTCTATTCCCTGACGAACAGGCTTTTTCTTCTCAACTTCTTTAGGTGCTGATTGTTTTGTTGAAAACAGCAACTCCTGCGTGCTTGGAATATAACCATAAGTGAAATGTCTTTACTGTCTCTACAATGagccatttatttaaggcaAAATGAAGAAGGATTGAGGAAGCTCGAGGATAATAATGACAATGACTTGAGGGCACATACAAACTGAAAGCATCAACAACTTTTAGACAGATCGGCACAGTGTAAACATCTAGGCTATGTTCGGCGGCATGAAACCCATAAACCAGTAAAATTAGCCGCACTTCTTTAAGCTGCAGGGTTCaagggccgtgtgtgtgtgtgtgtgtgtgtgtgtgtgtgtgtgtgtgtgtgtgtgtgtgtgtgtgtgtgtgtgtgtgtgtgtgtgtgtgtgtgtgtgtgtgtgtgtgtgtgtgtgtgtgtgtgtgtgtgtgtgtgtgtgtgtgtgtgtgtgtgtgtgtgtgtgtgtgtgtgaatagggagctattcatcctgaaagtgcTTTTTTGTCAGACTGAGAAATTCTTTATCTTGTTATTCGTAACCTTTCATCAATAGCATACACATATTTTTACACACCATATCACATCTCataagtgtcccctacattggGGGATCATATAGCATACATACATAATATAGCTATATTATAAACTAGAAAATAGGCTGTGATCTAAAAAGTTGGGCAATTTTCACTACACACTCAAAATCAGTGCAGTTACCTTACAGGTTAAAATGTTCTCTATGGCACTGTTTCCTaattttcttctcttctgtaTCTGTCACTTTAGGAACACAGAGAAAAAGCAGATTCAAGGCTGTATCTTTGTCAGCAATGTAGCCAGGCCCCTAATGGACCATCAAAGCCAAAAAATCATCAAAAGGGTCAttctggagagaaaccatacagcTCTGACCAGTGTGGTAAAACCTTCTCTGCAAAAAGAAACTTAAGGACCCAGCATCAAATGTATACTGGAGAGGAACCACACACGTGCATACAATGTGGTGTAGCTTTCTACAGGTCAACGGATTCGAAAATGTACTTTTGTGTTcgcactggagagaaaccatactcatgtaaacagtgtggaaaagcattctctcaactTAGGCATCTACAGGCACACAAATGTAATCACattggagagaaaccttactcatgtgaacagtgtggaaaatcaTTCTTTCAGCTTTGTCATCTACAGgcacaccaacgtattcacactggagagaagcctcatttatgtgaacagtgtggaaaagctttctctcgCAGCAGTAATTTACTGGcgcaccaacgtgttcacactggagagaagccttactcttgtgcacagtgtggaaaagcatttgctTTGCTCAGTTATttgcaaatacacaaacatgttcacactggagagaaacctcattcatgtgaacagtgtggaaaagctttttcTCAAAGAAGTAGTTTACGTgcacacaaacgtgttcacactggagagaaaccttactcttgtgcaaagtgtggaaaagcattcgcTTGGCTCAGTTATTTGCAAGtacaccaacgtattcacactggagagaagcctcattcatgtgaacagtgtggaaaagctttctcttGCAGCAGTAGTTTAAGTGCACACAAACGTATTCACACTAGAGAGAAGCCTCTttcatgtaaacagtgtggaaaagctgtCTCTCAAAGCAGTAGTTTACGTGCACACaaatgtgttcacactggagagaagcctcattcatgtgaacagtgtggaaaagctttctctcgCAGCAGTAGTTTACTGGcgcaccaacgtgttcacactggagagaagcctctttcatgtaaacagtgtggaaaagctttctctcacAGAAGTAGTTTACGTgcacacaaacgtgttcacactggagagaagccttactcttgtgcacagtgtggaaaagcatttgctTGGCTCAGTTATTTGCAAATACACAAaaatgttcacactggagagaaacctcattcatgtgaacagtgtggaaaagctttttcTCAAAGAAGTAGTTTACGTGTacacaaacgtgttcacactggagagaaaccttactcttgtgcacagtgtggaaaagcattcgcTTGGCTCAGTTATTTGCAAGtacaccaacgtattcacactggagagaagcctcattcatgtgaacagtgtggaaaagctttctcttGCAGCAGTAGTTTACTTgcacaccaacgtattcacactggagagaagcctcattcatgtgaacagtgtggaaaagctttctcttGCAGCAGTAGTTTACTTgcacaccaacgtattcacactggagagaagcctcattcatgtgaacagtgtggaaaagcgtttCTTCAGCTCAGTCATTTGCAGGTACACAAATGTGTTCACGCTGGAGCAAAGGAAGAAGAGCTTCGAAGCTGTATCTCTGTAGCCAGGCCCTCACCGGACCATCGGCGAAGGAAATCATCATCATGAAAAGGTTCACTCTGGAGAGAAGTTATATGGCTGTGCGCAGTGTGGCAACACCTTCTCTGCAAAAAGTGTTCTCTCGTCTCAGGGTTGTTTACTGGCTCAGCAACGTGTTAGAGAGTTTAGAGTTTATTTAGTGTATTAGAGAGAAAACCTCACTGCTGTGGAAAGTGTTTTCTCACTTTGGTTCCTAAGTGCCACACAAACGTCTTTACATTGGACAAGACCCTATTTAtgtgaacactaaaacattttcttATCTGTCCATCTTGGCAAAGCACCAGCAACTGCACACACCAAATTAGCTAATGGTCATGTGTCATGTTTCAGAATGTCTCCTTCCAGCAGGAGACAATCCTTAATCCCCTAGAATAAGACTAAGGCTTGTCTAACTAAAAGAAACCATATGGTCCCAGGATGCTCCCCTTGTGGTTATCTCACCAGATCTAAGGACCTTCATCATAGATCACATGCAAAAAGATCTGTTCTCACACTCCTCGCAAACAGCCACCAAAGGGAGGCCAGCAGCCATAAAACATGTGGGATAATCCAGAATGAAAGACTTTTAGTTTGGACCTACACTCCAAATCAAATACTTTGGAATCATCAACCTTCATAAGATGAACACCAATGTGTTCAGTAGACCGTATACTTTAATTTGTAACAATGATTATTATACACCAAAGATTCATTGACTTATAAGATTTCCTGTTCAACTGTCAAAGGGAAAAAATGAAGAGACATTGAGCAACACTGCCATCCTTTGGTGGAAAAGATCAGTGTCCACTCTGTGTTGTGGAATATTACATATcttaaagctgttcttctgttaATGCTGTCTTTATGTATGCATGTAACAAACACCACAAGTGTTAGTATCCAGGttaataaatgattaatgtcttaatcacagcaaatgctgcaaagcattaaCTGTATTGAGTTTTGAAACGTTTTTCTGCACTGAACTAGTCCCGCATAATTTCATCTACAGAAACTATTCAACTATGAAAACATTGAAAATATTATCATTTTCCTATTAAAATGCTttgaaacaacttttcaaatacTCTCCAGGTTTGTCTTCTTTCATCTTTTACTTCAACAttctttaagctacagacaccatttaaactacaaaacaatcttaaGATGTTCAACTATTatgaatgaagggacacttcCATTCCTCCATAATATCTATGCAGAGGAGTGATCATTTATTCCCCTGTTTCCAGGGCAGCTAAAGATGAGGTAAATTCCttcaaaccaggaagcactggTTCTTCTGGGAGGAGAAGCGAGATTTTATCGTTCCCACCGTCTCGGAGGAAGACcacgacccatcgttgccaagtttcatgacttgaAGCAGAAGGAattggttaagagccggggcagacagctgaagggaaccgaccaCAGCGTCAcgatcagttccccaaggagatcctcgatcgccgccgccgactgttccccatccgtaaaaagttcatggcagaaggctgcagggctgtcatcagcgtcgacaaactggaCGGCACTGGATCGGGAAGCAActgtggctgtactagcaggtggtatgtaaaaaaatggtttaatataaaaggttttctAAAAGAATAGATGCAAAGCTAACTAattgttataactttacatccaacAGGCAGCTGAGtggccctccagcagccacacacaaacatctactaggcaaaacatgtgcacatacacaaCACATTAGAATACACAGGCACGCTCCTGGCAAAATCAGCCTCACGTCAGTCGGTCTAAGGTTGAATCTATGCTGAACATTAACAATAACTGCTTGACAGCCGTTAGTACTTTTTTCCTACTTTCCAGGCATTGATGAAACTGAAATTGTCTACACTGAATTTACAGTGATAAGAAATGTTAAGAGAAATAGACCAGCATTCAACATAAAGGTTATCTATGAAAGACCCCAACCTCTCTTTAAAccatacacaaacactgaccaggtctcttccttccttcagaTTGACCAATGATTAGTGATTATTGCTGTTTTGACCTGATATGAATGAATTTTATGGACTGAAAATGAggaagttttttttcctctaaacTACTCTGTCAGGAATTCATCAGTGACTAGTTTATCTCTTAGGTGACGTCTATTGGACACCCACTGCAACAACAATGCAGTAATTACTTATAATCACAAGATGGAGCCAAAGTCCTCTTTCTATTAGAACAATGCATTGTGTTGCTCAAGTTACTTGTGGCCAATATTACAGTTGAGATAAGTTTGCAGTGCAACTGCAGGCTGACTTACACAGAACAATCATGCTGTATATTGAATATTCTGCATTTTGAcgttttatatgtttattttcTATGTTATAATTGGTGTATTTGATTTGGTGATGTGTATTTAATGACTAAAAAATGGGTTTATTTCCCCCAgtgctgctttttaaatattGGAATTTGAGAATGCACATATGAACAACATAAGAAGAATAGGAATAATATTAAGGGCTAAAAAGGCTTGAGCAGTTGCACCAAGGGTGCATACAAGTATAGATAATGCGATACTTGTGGTTTTCAACCTTAGTGATAACTAGCTTGTACACATGCTTGACAATTTTAGCAATGCAGACAGCGGTAAACAAAGCTCAcaaatgctgctctgtggttctcccaccagcagcacatctCTGGTGACCACTTCAGGAAGTGGACAAAATACTCATTATCAGGATATTAGTATCTGACGTTTATAAGTTTGTGCAGCTTTTCGAAAGACTTGAAAGAGAAATAAGTGGCATAAAAAACAACCATGCTAAGATATACTGACCTTCAAGTTACTGTTACAAAAACGACGAATGTTGCAGTGATACATTCTGTCCACATTCTGGGTTATTTGTTAATTCATGCTACATTCATTTCCAATCAACTGTCCTGGACACAGCACCTTTTTAATAGCAACATGCCAAAGTCTTATAACTTGTGTAAAACTGCTGCTCAGTACGAGCAAAGGTGCAGAAGGGCTGTGCAGCGCTCTGACGTGCAGCAGGTCCTACGTCAAACTGGTCTTTCTGGAACACACTTACTGGCTTATTGTCACACACATTAGCAGCTGCAAACCAACACCGCCACTGGGGTGTGTTCTTCTTGTTGAATGCAGCAGTATATTTTTAGTCCACGTGTATTCTTATAGTCAACATAGGTTGAAAATTGTTGCAAcagtatataaaaaaatgatgtCAGCAGCTTCATAACAAGATATTAGCTTGTTAGACATTTGCCTTTGTGAATAACACATGTGACACGCTGTTAAAACTAGGTTTTGTGTTcagtttattaataattaattaataatcagATAATCAAATAACAATTTATAAACAAGAATCAATTCACTACTACTACTTAACATTAAATAATCAGAAATTATGcctttaatttcatttgtgccCTGAATTTCTCACTAATTTTAAAACTTAATGTCAGCCACACCAGTAACTAGTGACTACATGCTACAGCCATACAGAACATGATACCATacttaaacacttaaacataCAGTTTTGTTCCCTTATAAGTAAATGAAATTTACATTTACGTTTCTATATATGTAGGCCATACATTTTTATTctagaaattatttattttaacttcTTTTAAGACAATGACCTGACAGTATTTAGTTTGTCCTTCAGTGGTTTTCAAGCACAAAAAACTGCTTCCTCGGTTCTCGCTACACACAgtacaatataaaaaaacagaaaccacCTGATCTGTTGTCACTGCAAAATTCACAGGTCATTCAGTGAGCCACAAAGAGGACGCACTTCTAAAAGTAGTGAGTAACGATTGTCTAATAGTTCTTAAAAGTAAAGctcaatatttatttacagtagttgGTGATTTTTTTTGGCATATatacacatttgttttgttaaagtTGTGTAACTTAATTAAATACAGGTTTAGGTTTATGCACAAGAGCAAATCAAGTTTTTTAAAAGTTGCATTTCTTTtcaacagaaaatgtttttcttctatATGATCATCACAGCTCTGtctacagcagctctgaccaaaGGTATTTTTACATTTGCACACAGACCAACATCACTGAAGATTTACTGGTTCAATATTACAGATACTATAcgatatataaatattttataaaatattttattttgcaacTGACATTAATTTTgactaaattaattaaaaagtgaCTAAGGGTTGAAGCATTCTAAGCAAACCTTTGTAGGTATTTACAGAGTTAACAGTTGCAGTTCAcaggttttcatttaaataaaaaaacacaataatcttTCACTATTATATAAAAGTTTTCTAATGagccattttgtttgtttctatcaggggctgtgaaatgcaaaattgaAGTGAATGAAACTACTCAGCACTGCATTGCAAAACTTGATGAGCCACTGACCTTTCAAATACTCACtcacaagaaaaaaacacatttgaaaaagAGTAACATTAACATCTTAAGGGTAAACAATGACAAGGTAGAGGATATAAATGAGGACTATAGAAGTCGTATTACACAATTAACAAATACAACTATGACACTTGACGTGGTGAGAACGACAGATTCTGGAAATTACCTGCTGGAAACGTTTAACCATGAAGGTCAATTATCACACACAACCAACTTTCATCTAGAAGTACAAGGTAATACCAAACACTTTATTTTAGAAGTTTGTATGATTTTATATTAATAGTAATTGTAAATTTCTATTACCAGCAAATGTACATTTACCATTTTGTAATTAAAGCTTTTGTTTCCTACATTTTGCTTTTACATTGTATTAGAAATCTCTTCCATTTAACAACATTCTCAATAATTTGGCCACAAAAAGTAAAATGTGTCTGAATTTTATCTCTGTACTTTTTAAATCTCCCACATGATAACTGGATTTGGACTTTTATAATCTTTAGGTTTGTTTTGCGACTGTGTTCAATTACAAGTACATatttgtcctccagctccagtgtcaAAACCAGAGGTGTCGCAGACGTGTTTGTCACCAAAACAGTCTgtcgtctgctgctccactgagggAGACGGAGTAGAGTTCATTTGGAGTTTGGACGACAACATATTAGAACAGACCAGAGCTGAGAGCACAAATAAATCGACATCCGAGGTTTCCAATGTCACCATCAGCTTACACGGCCAGCTCACTGGAAACTTAGCATGTATCACTCAGAACGACATCAGCTCAGAACAAACTGTGATCCAGCTCAGGAGCTGTAAAGGTAAACTTATCTGATCACTTTAACTAAAGTTCATGTCACGGACAGTTATTTATATGAGAAAAAACTGTGGGGGACAGAAGACAGTAGTAGTTTTAGTAGTTTCCATGTTTACACTGTGTTATTGTTTCCTGTAGGTTCCATTCACCCTCTTTGGCTGACTGTTACTGCTGCTGTGATAGCCAGCGTATGCGCTTTGCTTCTGCTTTTGGCTCTGATTCTCTGTATGAGACACTTACATAAGACTCCAAGAACTGTGACTGTTGATGAAGgtaatgaaaacattatttaaattcCACTTTGCTTTACTCAAAATGTACATGTGTAAATGTACTTCTTAATGTAAAACATATATGTTATACTTAACATTTCTGAAGACAGATTTGCTGATGCTTTGATACGTTACTAATCTGTGGTACAGTGATCAGAATAATGTCAAAAAACATTAGATATTCCTGACATATTTTTGTGTCATTACCTTTTTCAGATAATTATGAAAATGAATTAACCTATTCTAATGTTAGAGTGAAGTCTGCGAAGGAAAGAAGACCCAACACAAAGTACCAATGTGCAGAAGAAACCTATTGCTCATATTAGATTTAATGGAAGAATATTTGTAACTGAATATAAGTTGATTTTACTAATGTACATGATTCATAATTCATGATATGTTTTCTCATTTCGGGAGTAACAAAATTGTAAACACAAGAGCCTTTTTTAAAATTGCTGTTTGAATCATCTACATATACTTTCAATAAACAAACAGTAGCAAACTGTAAACGCACATTGGCGTTTAATGTTTACACAAGGAGACAAACAAAttttcagaaacacacacatttcttaaCTTCTCCGTCAGTGACCTTCGTACGTGCAACTCTGAGCCACACGTTTAAGTCAACCCTCTCTTTTGAGAGGTCTGTACTGTCATATCTCAGCTTTTAATCACCACCGGTATCattgtctgtttgctgtttccggttttactttgtcatatttcctggttttgttctgtcagtttagtttctgctttacGTCTCGGGTCATTTGTCTTCGCAGCTGTTTCCGTTTCAGTATCcattctgtgtatttaatcaCCGGTCCTCAccttagttctctgccagatcgtagCATGAATTCACCTGTATCTGGTGTTTCGTCCTCGGTACCAGCAAAAGTAAGAGCCTGTTTTCGTTATCATACTTACGCGTCTTTGCCTGCTCCCTGACGGTACTTTTGCCTGTGTGGGATTTCCTGTTGCTGACCCTGATTTTTGCCTGCTGTTCTGTGAAGTTGTTCCTCACGAAACGGACACCCGAGTGATTCCTGTCTccggctgtgcatgtgggtcccgCATCACGCTTGCCAGACAGCCACTGTGCCAACAGTCTATATTGTGCTACTACTGTGCTGTACATGTGAttttaagtttattttttaagtttGTACATCTCTATGTGCTGGGATTACTGGCTTTTACAGATCTGAGGAGTCTTTGAGGAATTTCATACTACTCAAAAATTAGTCAGTTTAAGAGACTGAACTCTAATGTCAAACATGAATTGATTGGTAAACTGAAAGCAGATTTATTTCAGTCTTCAGTGTGTTGATACATTAGTTTAGCACCGACCGACCACATCTTACTTTCTGTCTTCCTTGGTCACTGATGTTTGCTTTGATCTTGCATTCTACTTTTTAGAAAAAAAGAGGCTCACAGcaggcacgcgcacacacaaatgtatggaaTCTGCTGAGTTGCATGTAAAGTAGTACTCATCATCACCCACACGATGGAGCCAAAGGTCTTCACAGATGCATACATTCTTTTTGATGGCATGCTTTTACCTCAGCATCTCAATTAGGTTCCGACTTAACATGAAGGAAATTAACAATAACTTCCCAAATCTTTACTATCAGCAAGCCAGAAGGACCTCCAAAAGGGAACAATCGTGATCCTGAAGGTCTCCCAGAAGGGAGCGGTCCCATTCAACTGCCGCCCAATAACctgcctggattgactacaagaagtCTATTACTTTGAAAGTCTATGGATCATGGAATTCTTGGAATTATACAAGAACCTTCTAAGAACCTTCATCCAGAACTCAGTGGGGAAGTGGAAAACAACTCTAGAGGTTAACTTCAAGCTGACTGCCCAAGTCAACATCAAGTAAGTGTGGTCAGACGGTAGCAAAGAGAGTAAAGGTAGTCAGAACTGAAGGGATAGAACTACAAGACAGCAGGTGTGGAGGATAGCTACGAATACCATGGAATCCACCAGTCAAATGGtaaccaagaagaagaagcacagaaaacagcaaCTACACAGTACCTCCAAAGGGCAAGTCCTGAGAAGTCAGATAAATTGGAAGAACAAAGTCTAGTGGAAAAAatataatgtaatttaatgAAGGGAGTaacataaacacaatacaataaagACAAACATGAAACCAATATTGACTAAAGGTCACTGCAgggaaggaaaacacaaaaaacaccacaaaacaGGTGTAACTAATCACAatcacagacaggaacaggacatcatgtgacaaagacagacaagccTGAGCAAACGCGCCTCCAGCAGGCCGGAGGGCTGGGTTGTTACAAATAAACTGGCCAAAAGAGGAGCCAGAAGTTACTGACatcaagacagaggaggaggggctgaTCATATGTTGTGTGAAGATTATAAAATGTGTGCAATaccctgaaataaattgtttcacAATAATTACTCCTTACTGTGAGCACACCACATATTCTACAGGTCACCATCAGCAAATTGCAGGACATATTCTTTATACATTACACTCATTCATCGTCTGTCCTTTTATAGGACCTATTCTACATTATGTGTCAACCGTAACCCTAAAACCACATCGTTTAAAAGTGACTTTACACTTAGGTAATAGGAAGAACACTGA
This Betta splendens chromosome 14, fBetSpl5.4, whole genome shotgun sequence DNA region includes the following protein-coding sequences:
- the LOC114869338 gene encoding zinc finger protein 883-like, with translation MDQYKLKMKEEEVDVHLDQNESDTEQQDPSLTERNRAISRIKMEQQDPSLTEQGRYISGIKEEQQDPSLTEPDRSISRIKMEQQDPSLTEPARSISGIKEEQQDPSLTEPARSISGIKEEQQDPDHAGATDEQEHREKADSRLYLCQQCSQAPNGPSKPKNHQKGHSGEKPYSSDQCGKTFSAKRNLRTQHQMYTGEEPHTCIQCGVAFYRSTDSKMYFCVRTGEKPYSCKQCGKAFSQLRHLQAHKCNHIGEKPYSCEQCGKSFFQLCHLQAHQRIHTGEKPHLCEQCGKAFSRSSNLLAHQRVHTGEKPYSCAQCGKAFALLSYLQIHKHVHTGEKPHSCEQCGKAFSQRSSLRAHKRVHTGEKPYSCAKCGKAFAWLSYLQVHQRIHTGEKPHSCEQCGKAFSCSSSLSAHKRIHTREKPLSCKQCGKAVSQSSSLRAHKCVHTGEKPHSCEQCGKAFSRSSSLLAHQRVHTGEKPLSCKQCGKAFSHRSSLRAHKRVHTGEKPYSCAQCGKAFAWLSYLQIHKNVHTGEKPHSCEQCGKAFSQRSSLRVHKRVHTGEKPYSCAQCGKAFAWLSYLQVHQRIHTGEKPHSCEQCGKAFSCSSSLLAHQRIHTGEKPHSCEQCGKAFSCSSSLLAHQRIHTGEKPHSCEQCGKAFLQLSHLQVHKCVHAGAKEEELRSCISVARPSPDHRRRKSSS
- the LOC114869339 gene encoding uncharacterized protein LOC114869339, with the protein product MFFFYMIITALSTAALTKGAVKCKIEVNETTQHCIAKLDEPLTFQILTHKKKTHLKKSNINILRVNNDKVEDINEDYRSRITQLTNTTMTLDVVRTTDSGNYLLETFNHEGQLSHTTNFHLEVQAPVSKPEVSQTCLSPKQSVVCCSTEGDGVEFIWSLDDNILEQTRAESTNKSTSEVSNVTISLHGQLTGNLACITQNDISSEQTVIQLRSCKGSIHPLWLTVTAAVIASVCALLLLLALILCMRHLHKTPRTVTVDEDNYENELTYSNVRVKSAKERRPNTKYQCAEETYCSY